In one window of Spartinivicinus marinus DNA:
- a CDS encoding substrate-binding periplasmic protein gives MMFKPYIYTITLWLLSTQSFAEKTAITTINLTNGEWPPYLGQLLPHHGFASHIVSKAFSSVGIKVHYSFFPWPRAYHYALAGTGINQTWHGTLVWVYTSDRANHFIYSDPVVKDEEVLFHLKNTPLQGWQHVDDLKGQVIGGTRHTAYPFFENAEQKGILRLERAGNYFDLFNRLLGKRIDAIPQVKQVGQYYLRTQYTPQQNALITSAPKVIQTREYSLMINKKLPGNKQLIKQFNKGLKIIKQNGTYSRLYEQLTSGFYDTQRQSN, from the coding sequence ATGATGTTTAAGCCCTATATATACACTATAACCCTATGGTTACTTTCGACTCAAAGCTTTGCTGAAAAGACCGCCATTACAACTATCAATTTAACGAATGGTGAATGGCCACCTTATCTTGGTCAGTTACTGCCTCATCATGGCTTTGCTTCCCATATTGTCAGTAAGGCCTTCTCTAGTGTTGGCATTAAAGTGCATTATAGTTTCTTTCCTTGGCCACGCGCCTATCATTATGCACTTGCTGGCACAGGTATCAACCAAACCTGGCATGGAACATTGGTTTGGGTATATACCTCTGATCGAGCCAATCACTTTATCTATTCTGACCCTGTTGTGAAAGATGAAGAAGTGTTGTTCCACTTGAAAAATACCCCACTGCAAGGATGGCAACATGTAGATGACTTAAAAGGGCAAGTGATTGGTGGCACTCGGCATACGGCATATCCCTTCTTTGAAAATGCCGAGCAAAAAGGCATTTTGCGTTTAGAGCGTGCTGGCAATTATTTTGACTTATTTAATCGCTTACTCGGCAAACGAATTGATGCAATACCTCAAGTAAAACAGGTTGGCCAGTATTATTTGAGAACTCAATATACACCACAACAAAATGCATTAATTACCAGCGCCCCCAAAGTTATTCAAACCCGTGAGTACTCTTTAATGATTAATAAAAAGCTACCTGGTAATAAACAACTGATCAAACAATTTAATAAAGGCTTAAAGATCATTAAACAAAATGGCACCTATTCTCGTTTATATGAACAGCTCACCAGTGGTTTTTATGATACGCAAAGACAATCAAACTAA
- a CDS encoding substrate-binding periplasmic protein yields MKFCTSKSLLLLIVYTLTILPIYIIYVESVLSCELTIFGNSNKPPKYYLDQEGKPQGILVDMMVYLGEQMDCKFNIRLYPWKRAYKYALAGEGGIIGFSKNSQRLKLFDYSEVMYYDDMILVTTRRGKFDYQTIKDLRGKTLSVTLGASFGDDYDNAVASKLFSVRAAPFPEDRLLQLLSGQVDVVLLGPGKLGLQAAIARNKKLNQQQDQFVILPKPFKRDPNFLGIAKTLNMQPFIKRFNQALHEGVRSGKFDAILLHYLTEK; encoded by the coding sequence ATGAAATTCTGTACCAGCAAGTCGCTGTTGTTACTAATTGTATATACGTTAACTATCTTACCAATCTATATAATATATGTAGAAAGTGTTTTAAGTTGTGAGTTAACGATATTTGGTAACTCTAATAAACCTCCTAAATATTACCTAGATCAAGAGGGTAAGCCCCAAGGGATCTTAGTGGATATGATGGTTTATCTAGGTGAGCAAATGGATTGTAAATTTAACATTCGGCTTTACCCCTGGAAGCGAGCTTATAAATATGCGCTAGCAGGAGAAGGTGGAATCATAGGTTTTTCAAAGAACTCTCAGCGGCTCAAGCTATTTGATTACTCTGAGGTTATGTATTATGACGATATGATTTTGGTGACTACCCGACGAGGTAAATTTGATTATCAAACCATTAAAGATCTTCGCGGAAAAACCTTAAGTGTCACTTTGGGAGCAAGCTTTGGAGATGATTATGATAATGCTGTTGCTAGTAAGTTATTTAGTGTACGAGCAGCTCCCTTTCCAGAGGATAGATTATTGCAATTATTATCAGGCCAGGTCGATGTAGTGTTATTAGGGCCTGGCAAACTTGGCTTGCAAGCAGCAATTGCACGAAATAAAAAGCTGAATCAACAGCAAGATCAATTTGTCATTTTACCCAAGCCTTTTAAACGAGATCCTAATTTTTTAGGTATTGCAAAAACTTTGAACATGCAGCCATTTATTAAGCGCTTTAATC